A part of Miscanthus floridulus cultivar M001 chromosome 6, ASM1932011v1, whole genome shotgun sequence genomic DNA contains:
- the LOC136458588 gene encoding protein MIZU-KUSSEI 1-like produces MRTIMARSPHDSSFSFSRRNFKWPVLVKSSSHGAAAGGGEDGSGKGSEADDEDESAMAFSSTCPSFRSEDFVSPPPKAPPPPKQRSKKCRTGTAVSRLRTALAAAIAGRHRQVGLGARLTGTLYGHRRGHVHLAFQVDQRACPALLLELAAPTASLVREMASGLVRIALECDRAKGAACAAAATNGGGGGGCRKLVEEKAWRAYCNGKGCGYAVRRECGAADWRVLRALEPVSMGAGVIPAACGGGEGDVMYMRARFERVVGSRDSEAFYMMNPDSSTGGNGGPELSIYLLRV; encoded by the coding sequence ATGAGGACCATCATGGCGAGGAGCCCTCACgactcctccttctccttctcccggAGGAACTTCAAGTGGCCGGTTCTTGTCAAGAGCAGCAGCCATGGCGCCGCGGCCGGCGGCGGGGAGGACGGCTCCGGCAAGGGCTCGGAggccgacgacgaggacgagTCGGCCATGGCGTTCTCCTCCACCTGCCCGTCGTTCCGCTCGGAGGACTTCGTGTCCCCGCCGCCCAAGGCGCCACCTCCACCGAAGCAGCGCAGCAAGAAGTGCCGCACGGGCACGGCGGTCTCCCGGCTGCGCACGGCGCTTGCCGCGGCCATCGCCGGCCGGCACCGGCAGGTCGGGCTCGGAGCGCGGCTCACGGGCACGCTCTACGGCCACCGCCGAGGCCACGTGCACCTCGCGTTCCAGGTGGACCAGCGCGCGTGCCCCGCGCTGCTGCTCGAGCTCGCCGCGCCCACGGCGTCGCTGGTGCGCGAGATGGCCTCGGGCCTCGTCCGCATCGCGCTCGAGTGCGACCGAGCCaagggcgccgcctgcgccgcgGCCGCGaccaatggcggcggcggcggcggctgcaggaAGCTGGTTGAGGAGAAGGCGTGGCGCGCGTACTGCAACGGCAAGGGCTGCGGGTACGCGGTGCGGCGCGAGTGCGGCGCCGCGGACTGGCGCGTGCTGCGCGCGCTGGAGCCCGTGTCCATGGGCGCGGGCGTCATACCGGCGGCGTGCGGCGGTGGCGAGGGCGACGTCATGTACATGCGCGCTCGCTTCGAGCGCGTCGTGGGCTCCCGCGACTCGGAGGCATTCTACATGATGAACCCGGACAGCAGcaccggcggcaatggcggcccGGAGCTTAGCATCTACCTCCTTAGAGTTTGA
- the LOC136458589 gene encoding single-stranded DNA-binding protein, mitochondrial-like translates to MAASSASLLARRLILSRRFLSSPLSSFSTTTTPSSTTSSPSFNGSDADSDPEHEHDQPPADQDRQQTSNRPRPPDTTRPLENGLDPGIYKAILVGKVGQEPMQKRLRNGRTVVLISLGTGGIRNNRRPLDREEPHQYADRCSVQWHRVCVYPERLGTVALNNVKTGTVLYLEGNLETKVFCDPITGLVRRIREIAVRSTGRLLFLGNDMNAPKLGEVKGVGYF, encoded by the exons ATGGCGGCCTCCTCCGCCTCCCTCCTCGCCCGCCGCCTCATCCTGTCCCGCCGCTTCCTGTCATCCCCACTAAGCTCCTTCTCCACCACCACGACGCCCAGTTCCACGACCTCTTCCCCCTCGTTCAACGGATCCGATGCGGACTCCGACCCTGAGCACGAGCACGACCAGCCCCCCGCGGACCAGGATCGTCAGCAGACGTCgaaccgcccgcgcccgcccgacACCACCCGCCCTCTCGAGAACGGCCTCGATCCCGGCATCTACAAG GCGATACTGGTGGGGAAGGTCGGGCAGGAGCCGATGCAGAAGCGGCTGCGGAATGGGAGGACCGTCGTGCTCATCTCGCTCGGCACCGGCGGCATCCGCAACAACCGCCGCCCGCTGGATCGCGAGGAGCCGCACCAGTACGCCGACAGGTGCTCCGTGCAGTGGCACCGTGTCTGCGTCTACCCAGAGCGCCTTGGCACCGTCGCGCTCAACAACGTCAAGACTGG AACTGTTCTCTATTTGGAAGGAAATCTTGAGACCAAAGTGTTCTGTGATCCAATTACTGGGCTGGTTAGACGCATAAGAGAAATAGCTGTGCGTTCAACTG GTCGTCTCTTGTTTCTGGGTAATGACATGAATGCTCCAAAGTTAGGCGAAGTCAAGGGCGTCGGCTACTTCTGA